A stretch of the Nitrospiria bacterium genome encodes the following:
- the infB gene encoding translation initiation factor IF-2 — MKVSDLSKKIKVTTKDLLAELKALGSRASSLSATVEESAVKKILEKYKKAAPAAKPAKKGAEAPVKTNAQKPAAAGKSAKAAAPSQKTAKPAVKTVKLKKAEPVLPPEPEKKTRILIKKKAEPVAEPVAAVSAPHAPSAPSDLQGVSAPPTAGVPPAEPSVQAASLSEAAPPPVAEGTPPGGPATPSPAGPASVAAPVKHKLLKTDLFELAKQELSDRLKQRGKKVRKAKKGRENPLEEYQVELSSWRDIRPSTHREDRHKRSSAPAGVVEITKPRKKIIKLSEGLTVKEFAELIGQKSTEVIRKLMEMGTMAAINQPMDLSAGVLIAESHGLKAEVVHGQTEEDMLSEEEAPAEGDLRPRPPVVTIMGHVDHGKTSLLDAIRSTKVAAGEAGGITQHIGAYTVKVGDRTVTFLDTPGHEAFTAMRARGAKVTDIVVLVVAADDGVMPQTIEAINHARAANVPIIVAINKIDKPEANPERVKNALAEHNLLSEAWGGQSIFVEVSAKKRLNLESLLEMILLQADVLELKADPGRLAKGIVIEAKMDRGRGPVATVLVQSGTLNVGDAFVTGSFYGRVRALINDVGKKVDSAGPSQPVEVIGLPGVPQAGDSFAAVREERVAREIAANRMQKERTAKLAQQRRVTLEDLYSQIKEGTVKELNLILKTDVQGSAEALLESLNKLSTPAVKLNVIHTGAGGITETDVLLASASNAIVIGFNVRPESKAAALAEREKVDVRTYDIIYNAIGDIRAAMEGLLEPTLKERVTGRCEVRQVFNISKVGTIAGAYVTEGMIARAGSGVRLLRDSVVVYTGKLSSLKRFKDDVREVQAGYECGIGIENYNDLKVGDVIEAFVVDKIAAKL, encoded by the coding sequence ATGAAAGTATCCGATCTCTCTAAAAAGATAAAAGTCACGACGAAGGATTTATTGGCCGAGTTGAAAGCCCTCGGCAGCCGGGCCTCCAGCCTCTCCGCGACGGTGGAAGAGTCGGCCGTCAAAAAAATTCTCGAAAAATACAAAAAGGCGGCACCGGCGGCCAAGCCGGCCAAGAAAGGGGCCGAGGCCCCGGTCAAGACCAATGCCCAGAAGCCCGCGGCGGCCGGGAAATCGGCCAAGGCGGCCGCCCCGTCCCAAAAAACGGCGAAGCCGGCGGTCAAAACCGTCAAGCTCAAGAAAGCGGAGCCGGTCCTTCCGCCCGAGCCTGAAAAAAAGACGCGGATCCTCATCAAGAAGAAAGCGGAGCCGGTGGCGGAGCCCGTCGCGGCCGTTTCGGCCCCCCATGCGCCGTCGGCACCGTCGGATCTGCAGGGCGTATCCGCACCCCCGACCGCGGGGGTTCCACCGGCCGAGCCGTCGGTCCAGGCGGCTTCCCTATCCGAAGCGGCCCCTCCGCCCGTCGCGGAAGGAACCCCTCCCGGGGGTCCGGCCACTCCGTCGCCCGCGGGCCCCGCCTCCGTGGCCGCCCCGGTCAAGCACAAGCTCCTCAAGACCGACCTCTTTGAGTTGGCCAAGCAGGAGCTGTCCGATCGCTTGAAGCAACGCGGCAAGAAGGTCCGGAAGGCGAAGAAGGGCCGGGAGAATCCCCTTGAAGAGTATCAGGTCGAACTGAGCAGTTGGCGGGATATCCGTCCGTCGACGCATCGCGAGGACCGGCATAAGAGATCGTCGGCGCCGGCCGGCGTCGTCGAGATCACCAAGCCGCGCAAGAAGATCATCAAGCTCTCCGAGGGGCTTACGGTGAAGGAGTTCGCCGAGTTGATCGGACAGAAATCGACGGAAGTGATCCGCAAGCTCATGGAAATGGGGACGATGGCGGCCATCAATCAGCCGATGGATCTTTCGGCCGGCGTCCTGATCGCCGAAAGCCACGGCTTGAAGGCCGAGGTCGTCCACGGACAGACGGAGGAGGACATGTTGTCGGAAGAGGAAGCCCCGGCGGAGGGCGATCTGCGGCCGCGTCCTCCGGTCGTCACGATCATGGGTCACGTCGACCACGGGAAAACCTCCCTTCTGGATGCGATACGGTCCACCAAGGTCGCGGCCGGCGAGGCGGGCGGGATCACCCAGCACATCGGCGCCTACACCGTCAAGGTGGGGGACCGGACCGTGACCTTCCTCGACACCCCGGGCCACGAGGCCTTCACCGCGATGCGGGCGCGTGGGGCCAAGGTGACCGACATCGTGGTGCTGGTCGTGGCGGCCGACGACGGGGTCATGCCCCAGACGATCGAGGCGATCAACCACGCCCGCGCGGCGAATGTCCCGATCATCGTGGCGATCAACAAGATCGACAAGCCCGAGGCGAATCCGGAGCGGGTGAAAAACGCCCTGGCCGAGCACAACCTTTTGTCGGAGGCCTGGGGCGGACAGTCCATCTTTGTGGAGGTGTCGGCCAAGAAACGGCTGAACCTGGAAAGCCTGCTTGAGATGATCCTGCTCCAGGCGGACGTGCTGGAGCTCAAGGCCGATCCGGGCCGTCTGGCCAAGGGGATCGTCATCGAGGCCAAGATGGACCGGGGGCGCGGGCCGGTGGCCACGGTCCTGGTCCAGTCGGGGACGCTGAACGTGGGGGACGCCTTTGTCACCGGGAGCTTCTACGGGCGCGTCCGGGCCCTGATCAACGATGTCGGGAAGAAGGTCGATTCGGCCGGGCCTTCGCAACCGGTGGAGGTGATCGGCCTGCCGGGCGTGCCGCAGGCCGGGGATTCGTTCGCGGCGGTCCGGGAAGAGCGCGTCGCCCGGGAGATCGCCGCCAACCGCATGCAGAAGGAACGGACGGCCAAGCTCGCGCAGCAGCGCCGCGTCACCCTGGAAGACCTTTACAGCCAGATCAAGGAAGGCACGGTCAAGGAACTGAACCTGATCTTGAAGACGGACGTTCAAGGCTCCGCGGAAGCCTTGTTGGAGTCCTTGAACAAGCTGAGCACGCCGGCCGTGAAGCTCAATGTCATCCACACCGGCGCGGGCGGGATCACCGAGACGGACGTCCTGCTGGCCAGCGCGTCCAACGCGATCGTGATCGGGTTCAATGTGCGGCCGGAATCCAAGGCGGCCGCCCTGGCGGAGCGCGAGAAGGTGGATGTTCGCACCTACGACATCATTTATAATGCGATCGGCGATATCCGGGCGGCGATGGAGGGACTGCTGGAGCCGACCCTCAAGGAGCGGGTGACGGGGCGCTGCGAAGTGCGTCAGGTCTTCAACATCTCGAAAGTGGGGACGATCGCCGGGGCCTACGTCACCGAGGGAATGATCGCGAGGGCCGGCTCGGGCGTCCGTCTTCTGCGCGACAGCGTGGTGGTCTACACGGGCAAACTCTCCTCCCTGAAACGCTTCAAGGACGATGTGCGGGAGGTCCAGGCCGGCTACGAATGCGGGATCGGCATCGAGAATTACAATGATCTCAAGGTAGGGGACGTGATCGAGGCCTTTGTGGTCGATAAAATCGCCGCCAAACTCTGA